In Gouania willdenowi chromosome 17, fGouWil2.1, whole genome shotgun sequence, one DNA window encodes the following:
- the zte38 gene encoding zebrafish testis-expressed 38 isoform X1, producing the protein MAAGGMCIRKEKTAAEFTGFFPNELKTTEESVLVVKRMVAVAVSYITYLRGIFPEDAYKSKYLEDVCLKVLTESSNTPGANKVVKWMMGCFDAIEKQYLQIIFIGVCTDPNDPNRIIESYQFRFKYTGRGPHVDIMRNRVMELHVTAGETKRDFVVLIRKLFLLIQNLEALPNNVYLSMKLYYYDDITPADYQPPGFKEAEQDSLWFEGVPVHFKVGSVQTGFHSLAMSVSAEQGRVEKLQMENHFTEAKQGSTNNPPETKQIQNPVKTCDENDLPSEDESAQFKKPKRLVVKRKAAGSTLARKKRKN; encoded by the exons ATGGCGGCTGGCGGAATGTGCATCAGAAAGGAGAAAACAGCGGCGGAG TTTACAGGTTTCTTCCCGAACGAGCTAAAAACCACGGAGGAGTCAGTGCTGGTGGTGAAGAGGATGGTGGCCGTGGCCGTGTCCTACATCACATACCTCAGAGGAATTTTCCCCGAAGACGCCTACAAGTCCAAATATctggaag ATGTGTGCCTCAAAGTCTTGACTGAAAGCAGCAACACTCCTGGTGCCAACAAAGTTGTAAAATG GATGATGGGCTGCTTTGATGCAATAGAGAAGCAGTAT CTCCAGATTATTTTCATTGGG GTGTGCACCGATCCAAATGACCCTAAT CGCATCATCGAGTCCTACCAGTTCAGGTTCAAATACACAGGAAGAGGTCCACATGTGGACATAATGAG GAACCGTGTGATGGAGCTGCATGTGACTGCAGGGGAAACCAAACGAGACTTTGTGGTGCTCATCAGGAAGCTCTTTCTGCTCATCCAGAATTTGGAGGCTCTTCCCAACAATGTGTACCTCAGCATGAAGCTCTACTACTATGACGACA TCACCCCAGCAGACTACCAGCCACCAGGCTTCAAAGAAGCAGAGCAGGACAGCCTGTGGTTCGAAGGCGTGCCTGTCCACTTTAAGGTGGGCAGCGTGCAAACTGGCTTCCACAGTTTGGCCATGAGTGTTTCTGCAGAGCAAGGACGGGTGGAGAAACTGCAGATGGAGAACCATTTCACAGAGGCAAAGCAGGGTTCCACCAACAATCCACCAGAAACTAAACAGATTCAA AATCCTGTGAAAACCTGTGATGAAAACGACCTTCCCTCTGAAGATG
- the prdx1 gene encoding peroxiredoxin-1 yields MAAGNARIGQLAPDFTAKAVMPDGQFGDLKLSDYRGKYVVFFFYPLDFTFVCPTEIIAFSDAIEEFRKIGCEVITASVDSHFSHFAWTNTPRKQGGLGPMKIPMVSDTRRTISTDYGVLKEDEGIAYRGLFIIDDKGILRQITINDLPVGRSVEETLRLVQAFQFTDKHGEVCPAGWKPGSDTIKPDVQKSKDFFSKQ; encoded by the exons ATGGCAGCAGGAAATGCACGAATTGGACAACTGGCCCCTGATTTTACAGCCAAAGCAGTGATGCCAGACGGACAGTTTGGTGACCTGAAGCTGTCGGACTACAGGG GAAAGTAtgtggtttttttcttctatccTCTGGACTTCACCTTCGTGTGTCCGACTGAGATCATCGCTTTTAGTGACGCCATTGAAGAATTCAGGAAGATAGGCTGCGAGGTCATCACCGCCTCTGTCGACTCGCACTTCTCCCACTTTGCATG GACAAACACACCACGCAAGCAGGGCGGCCTCGGTCCCATGAAGATCCCGATGGTGTCTGACACGCGTCGCACCATCTCCACGGACTATGGCGTCCTGAAGGAAGACGAAGGCATTGCCTACAG GGGTTTGTTCATCATTGATGACAAGGGGATCCTCAGACAAATCACCATCAATGACCTGCCTGTGGGCCGCTCAGTTGAGGAGACATTACGCCTGGTCCAGGCCTTTCAGTTCACAGACAAACATGGAGAAG TCTGTCCAGCTGGATGGAAACCAGGAAGTGACACCATCAAACCAGACGTCCAAAAGAGCAAAGATTTCTTCTCCAAGCAGTAA